In Lycium ferocissimum isolate CSIRO_LF1 unplaced genomic scaffold, AGI_CSIRO_Lferr_CH_V1 ctg6520, whole genome shotgun sequence, a single genomic region encodes these proteins:
- the LOC132045333 gene encoding protein SPA1-RELATED 4-like isoform X2, with the protein MEGSSESGWEGSDSYRGLNSSAVVDRNPSFQTSSIRSSDDVLHDSESVPGRKGRERIESLPINRLKAQGGVTEDRLTRKIDCSDVSLRQWLDNPDRAVDALECFHIFTQIVEIVNLAHSQGIVVHKARPSCFVMSSFKRIAFIESASCSDSGSDSSEDGLNSQTIELKDSSSVLPRESDELGRQSSQLEKICTKASIEVSEANKNRQDEEKKHTFPMKQILLMETNWYTSPEEIDGAPSSCASDIYRLGVLLFELFCTFSSPEEKCATMNSLRHRVLPPPLLLKWPKEASYCLWLLHPEPSNRPKMGELLESEFLNAPRDEFEEREAAIELREKIEEQELLLEFLLLLQQRKQEAMHNLREIVSFLSSDIEEVSKMQKTLKVKGGSNQEPVKDSDSGKINIGEDDDSGSSGSRKRFRPGLSVHITEESDGNLDENKGSILAKNSRLMKNFRKLEAAYFMARCRVIKPTGKPLNRYSQVSTDCRTSVTAPERSSFSNLSSKEGGHEDRQSGSINSFLEGLCKYLSYSKLEVKADLKQGDLLNSSNLVCALGFDRDDEFFATAGVNKKIKVFEYNSIVNEDRDIHYPVVEMASRSKLSSICWNGYIKSQIASSNFEGVVQIWDVTRSQIFMEMREHERRVWSVDFSVADPTMLASGSDDGSVKLWNINQAILFLHLVDVSFETKRSKCWNH; encoded by the exons ATGGAGGGTTCATCTGAATCTGGCTGGGAGGGATCAGATAGCTATAGGGGTTTGAATTCTTCAGCTGTTGTGGACAGGAATCCTAGCTTTCAAACAAGCAGCATTAGGTCCTCTGATGATGTGTTGCATGATTCTGAATCGGTTCCAGGTAGAAAGGGGAGGGAGAGAATTGAGTCCCTTCCCATAAATCGCCTTAAAGCCCAAGGTGGGGTTACAGAGGATCGACTTACTCGTAAAATAGACTGTAGTGATGTTAGTTTGAGGCAGTGGCTGGATAACCCAGATAGAGCTGTTGATGCTCTTGAATGTTTTCACATATTCACCCAAATTGTGGAGATTGTAAACCTGGCACATTCACAAGGAATAGTTGTTCATAAAGCACGACCATCATGTTTTGTCATGTCCTCTTTCAAACGTATCGCTTTTATTGAATCCGCATCATGCTCGGATTCAGGGTCAGATTCATCAGAAGATGGTTTAAACAGCCAAACTATTGAGTTAAAGGATTCATCCTCAGTTTTGCCTCGTGAATCTGATGAGCTGGGGAGACAAAGTTCTCAGCTTGAAAAGATTTGCACAAAAGCTTCGATAGAAGTATCTGAAGCTAATAAGAACCGACAAGATGAAGAAAAGAAGCATACCTTCCCAATGAAACAAATATTGCTCATGGAAACCAATTGGTACACTAGTCCAGAAGAGATTGATGGTGCTCCAAGCTCTTGTGCTTCAGACATTTATCGACTTGGAGTCCTCCTCTTTGAG CTATTCTGCACCTTCAGCTCGCCAGAAGAGAAATGCGCAACTATGAATAGTCTGAGACACCGTGTCCTCCCTCCTCCGTTGCTATTAAAATGGCCTAAAGAAGCTTCATATTGCTTATGGTTACTGCATCCGGAACCAAGCAATAGGCCGAAAATGGG TGAGTTGCTAGAAAGTGAGTTCCTTAATGCTCCAAGGGATGAGTTTGAAGAACGTGAAGCAGCAATAGAGCTTAGAGAAAAAATAGAGGAGCAAGAGTTATTGCTGGAATTCTTGTTGCTGCTTCAACAGCGAAAGCAGGAGGCTATGCACAATTTGCGTGAGATTGTATCTTTTTTATCGTCTGACATAGAAGAGGTCTCAAAGATGCAGAAGACCCTTAAAGTCAAAGGGGGATCAAATCAGGAGCCAGTAAAGGATTCAGATTCGGGGAAGATAAATATTGGTGAAGATGATGATTCTGGGAGTTCTGGATCTAGAAAGAGATTTAGGCCAGGCCTTTCTGTACACATAACTGAGGAATCCGATGGCAATCTAGATGAAAACAAAGGGAGCATTTTGGCAAAGAACTCCCGGTTGATGAAGAACTTCAGAAAATTGGAGGCTGCTTATTTCATGGCAAGATGTAGGGTTATCAAACCAACCGGCAAGCCATTGAATAGATATTCTCAGGTAAGTACGGATTGTAGAACTTCTGTTACAGCACCCGAAAGAAGTTCATTCAGTAATTTGTCATCAAAAGAGGGGGGCCATGAGGATAGACAGAGTGGATCAATCAATTCATTCCTGGAGGGCCTGTGCAAGTATCTATCTTATAGCAAGCTGGAAGTGAAGGCCGACTTGAAGCAAGGGGATCTTCTAAATTCTTCCAATCTTGTATGTGCTCTAGGCTTTGATCGTGATGATGAATTTTTTGCAACTGCTGGTGTAAATAAGAAGATCAAAGTTTTTGAATATAATTCAATTGTAAATGAGGACCGCGATATCCACTATCCTGTTGTTGAAATGGCTAGTAGATCTAAGCTGAGTAGCATATGTTGGAATGGCTATATTAAAAGCCAGATTGCTTCAAGTAACTTTGAAGGTGTGGTGCAG ATATGGGACGTCACAAGAAGTCAGATTTTCATGGAAATGAGAGAACATGAAAGACGCGTCTGGTCTGTTGACTTTTCTGTAGCAGATCCAACCATGTTGGCCAGCGGGAGTGATGATGGTTCTGTCAAGCTTTGGAATATCAATCAGGCAATTCTATTTTTGCACTTGGTGGATGTCAGCTTTGAAACTAAAC GGAGTAAGTGTTGGAACCATTAA